In Zingiber officinale cultivar Zhangliang chromosome 9B, Zo_v1.1, whole genome shotgun sequence, the genomic window ACATGAGCAGCCCCTGTCAGTAGTAAAACATTGTAACTTACCTTAATCCATTTGCCATACAGATGAAGGCGTGTTATCATCACTCTTTCTGCTAAATCTTGCTTCTCCTAAAAGAATCCAAGAACAAATCTTAGTTTGCACAGTTCAACTCTAGGAAATAATGAAGATAGAGTTTGTGGTCAAAATTGTTAACAAAGAGGTCACCTTTGCCAAAATACGGAGAAAGCGTTTACCATCAGTCGGATTATTGTTCACGAGAAAACTACAAAGCAATACAGAGTGATATTAGTGCCTAAAAGGATAATTAAAGAAGAAAACCATGGCAATATGATGTAACTCACTTATATAACCACATGTAACTTGGAGGGTTCATTTCATACAGCTGGTGGAGCACAGTCCTTGTTGCTTTGTAAGTGAAGAAATTAATCAATTGCTGGAACAAATACATTAAAGTCCTAGTCAGTATTCACTCGCCAGTATACACAGACGATTTCATATCAAGTTATCAACCATCCAAAGCTATCAATCAGATACCATCTCATTTGCCATGGAAGTTATGTTCAAAAGGGCACATTAAAGCCTATGCCTTTTCAGAGATAATTTATTATCAAAAGCTTGGAATCAGTGCAATAGTTTGTAACACAATCTAGTCTAAAGCCACTTTACCATCCAACTAACAAAAATTACAGCTTCATGATTTTCACTTTAccatccctttttttttttttttcaattccaCTCTAGTCTAAAATCAGATGGATTCATCTCAATATACACCATGAACAAACACTCTGTAGCcagcaaaaaaaattaaatcatggATTTTCAACCAAGGATCAGCGTCAAAATCACCTTTTTTTCACAAAAGAGAGAGCGAGAGAGAGAAAAACAAATCCCACCAGCAAAATTCTCCAACCAGTTTAAATTTGCAGGCAAACAATCAAAGTTTCTTCATCAAGATTTCGAGTTTCCCccttttgagtttgattaatacaGACGCATTCTAACATAATAGTTTTCTGGAATCCAAGGTGAAGATGAAGTAAGGTGATGAGGAAGATCCTGACATCGACATATGCAACGAATCATAGAAATGCGTTGAATAATTAGGGACGAAGATGAAAAAGAAGGTGATGAGGAAGATTCTAACATCGATGGATGCACCGATTCATACAAATGGACTGAAGAATTAGGGCCTTACCGAGTGAACGTCCTCGAACCCCTCCTCGTACTGCCCCCCGAGCTCATCCACCACCACGAGGAGGTCGCCCTTCCGCCTACTCCCCTTCTGCTGCTGCTGCGACTTCTTCGCCAGCGCCGGCAAGCGGCGGCGGCGCCACGGCCGCCGAGAGTGGAGAAAGGAGCTGCCGAGCTGGATCGGGGGCCTCCGGCAGGGCGGGGCGGGGCGGAGTGCCACCTCCAGGCCGGCGAAGGCCACGGATCCGGCAGCCATCGCTCCTCCGAAATCGGAATCGCAAATCAAAGTCGAATAGGTGGAGAGGAGATTCTTCTCTCTCTGAATCTTTAAAAATCAAAACTTTTTgtataattaattattcattCTCATTTTTCTTTATTTGGATTCTAGTAACGAAAAGGAGCACGATAAGAGGCTCCCGCTTCCACCACTGCCAAACAAATTTTTGAGGAccgtattttattttatatgcTTGATTGaaatatctatatttttttaatgaaaataatttagttaaaattattgtttttaatttattttaataatattattttgaaaaaaaaaagaggatttATTCGTCACGGGAAGCCGATACTCCACCAAACTGCCAAAAACGAAGAGCGCCAGCCTAAAGAAAGCTTTCGTCGTCTAACCTGCCAAGGCTGCCGCTGCTCCTCCTCCTCGTAATGGTCGCCAGTGGCAGCAGCGCTGATCTCGGGAGTGCGGTTGCCTGTTGTCCTTCTCTCCCACTGCCTGCTTTCTGCAACCTCTGACGCCGCGCGCCGCGCCCCTGCTTTTTGGCTCGTCTTCTTGGCTTCTTGTTCCATTTTTCTCCCGGAGTTTAGGGCTTTGATCGATATTCGAAGGAGAGGGTGGAGTCAATAGGGAAAGGCGCCTGTTTTTTGAGACGGCAACTTTGCGCTTTCTGGTTTTCCAAGCGAAAGACTTAATTTTGCTTTTGTTCTTTCACTCAAAGCGGCAAGTGAATCTCCTCGCCGGCGGTCTCTTTCGTGACGATGACGAGCACAGCGAGTGTTTGTGATAAGTGCTCGCTGTCTCTTAGCTGCTGGATTCGTTGAGCTCCCCCTTCGGTTTTGGTTTCTGGGGGCAGGGATGAGGGACTTCCCTTCTTGTTTCGGCGAGAGCGGAGTTCAGGTGTTCGATTCATCCTCCGGCAGCGGCGCCGCCGCTGCCGCCGCCAAGTCAGCCCAGAATGTGGTGGTTTGCCTGTACCGCGCTCAGCTCCGTGGTCACCGCCCTTGCGTAATCGGCGTCACGTGGAGCAAGTGCCTGATGGGCCAAGGATTAAGCGTCGGCATTGATGATTCTGACGGCCATTGCCTCTGCAAGGTGGACATCAAGCCATGGCTTTTCTCCAAGAGGAGAGGTTCTAAGAGCTCAGCAGCGGAGGGCGTCAAGGTGGACTTTTTCTGGGATTTTTCTTCTGCCAAGTTCGGAACATCGCCGGAGCCACTGGGAAGTTACTATCTCGCAGTCATCTTCGACCACGAGATGGTCCTCCTGCTCGGCGACTCGCCCAAGGAGGTCTTTCGCAAGATTTCCACATGCCCTACGAATTCCAAGGCAATCTTTGTGTCCAAGAAGGAACACGTATGGGGGAAGAAGGTCTACTCTATCAAGGCTCAGTTCTGCGACAACGGGAAGGCTCACGATGTTGTCATCGAGTGTGACACGGTCGGGATTAAGGACCCCTGCCTCGACATCCATGTCGATAAGAAGAGGGTGATGCGGGTCAAGCGACTCGTGTGGAAGTTCCGAGGAAATCAAACAATTCTGGTCGATGGCCTGCCCATCGAGGTGTTCTGGGACGTTCACAATTGGCTTTTTGGTGCTGCTTCAAATGGGAATGCGACCTTCATGTTCGAAACTTGCCTATCGGCCGAGAAGTTGTCGCCGTGGTCTTCGTCGCCGGGCTTCAGGCAGTCTCAACTTCACGGCGTGCGCTTCTCGTTGATAGTATATGCTTGGAAGAATGAGTAGGTCTTCTTGCTTTGCTCTTTCATTGAGCTCTAATACCATTTAGCAACTGCTCTATTTTTCTCCAGTTTAAGTAGATGTCGAGTTTCTGAATACAAAGTAGACATCCACCATAATTTTACAGAATTAGTAGCAGATTCACTGGTTGTTTTGCCTGATACTAATTTCTTCTTCATAAAAAAGAAGCTCTAAAGACAAATCATTAAAGGGAATATCAAATTCAAACTCATATCGCTTCAATTCAAGAAGTTCCCGGTAGGGAGGGGGTTATTGTTTTGCAGccaaaggggaaaaaaaaaaaacagttctCACTATCAAGCTTCCCATCCTCGGAGAATGGTTGCGCGGGCAACTCGGTTGACTCCAAGAGTAAAAGCGCCCATGCGGAGATCACACTCGTGCGTCCGGCACATCTCCTTCATGTCTTTGAAGCTTCTGGTCATGTAGGTTTTCAGCTCGGCATTGACCTTGTCCTCATCCCACATGAATCCTTGGATGTTCTGATATCAAAGGgaaaaaaaggatttttttaaatttatttattaaggaAACAAACTGCAAGGTTCATAATTCAGATAGTGCATTGTTGTTAGAATTTGCATTGATCTTTAACCAAATTTGGTACCCAGTTCATGATATATCTAACTCACTCGAGTTGCGAGCATTAAGCACTAACCTGAACCCACTCAAAGTAGCTCACAGTAACACCACCAGAGTTTGCATATATGTCGGGAAGAATGACGACACCTTTCTTAGACAAGATCtgaaaaaagagggagaaattaTAAGATAAAACGAGCCTTAAGAAGTGATCACATCATACAGTTAAAAATCAATAAGGACTCTATAAGACTTTAGTATCACCTCATCAGCCTCaggatcagttggatgatttgctGCCTCAATGATGAATTTGGCTCTTATGTCATTGGCATTTTCCCTTTCAAATGGCATTGGATCAATTtgtaagaaaaaaagaaaaaattgtgTTTTGTTTCTTCAATTCAGTGATATGTTGTACTTTTTAAAGGGAAAGTAGGAGTGGACCATAAAATTTTGTTAAGACTCATGTTTTGGAAAGAAAACTAAGATTGATGGTTGAGACAACCTGTTTATAACGCCTCCAAGTGCTGCTGGAATAAGAACATCACAGTCTTCTGTTAGCAGGGAAGCTGGATTAATTGATTCTCCACCGTTGAAGCCTCTGATTCCATGATTCTCCACAGAGTGTTTCAGTAGTTTTTCAATGTCAATGCCTTTAGGGTTCTTGATTGCTCCCGACACATCACTGACAGCAACCACTTTACCACCTGCGTCGCTGATGAGTTGTGCAGCCCAAGAACCAACATTGCCGAAACCCTGAATGTTGAAAAGGACATGATACTATGATCTTGATGAAAAAATAACTAGTAAAACAAATAACAATCTCATTGTGTTCCCTGGTTTATGATCATaatgatttctgatttttcatctTATCAAACTAGAGGCAATGATTCAATATAACTAGAGGCAATGATTCAATGTAACTAGacgttgaaaaaaaaaacaattaaaagttCTTGAATGTAGTTGAATACC contains:
- the LOC122025114 gene encoding uncharacterized protein LOC122025114, translated to MRDFPSCFGESGVQVFDSSSGSGAAAAAAKSAQNVVVCLYRAQLRGHRPCVIGVTWSKCLMGQGLSVGIDDSDGHCLCKVDIKPWLFSKRRGSKSSAAEGVKVDFFWDFSSAKFGTSPEPLGSYYLAVIFDHEMVLLLGDSPKEVFRKISTCPTNSKAIFVSKKEHVWGKKVYSIKAQFCDNGKAHDVVIECDTVGIKDPCLDIHVDKKRVMRVKRLVWKFRGNQTILVDGLPIEVFWDVHNWLFGAASNGNATFMFETCLSAEKLSPWSSSPGFRQSQLHGVRFSLIVYAWKNE
- the LOC122025116 gene encoding chaperonin-like RbcX protein 2, chloroplastic, giving the protein MAAGSVAFAGLEVALRPAPPCRRPPIQLGSSFLHSRRPWRRRRLPALAKKSQQQQKGSRRKGDLLVVVDELGGQYEEGFEDVHSQLINFFTYKATRTVLHQLYEMNPPSYMWLYNFLVNNNPTDGKRFLRILAKEKQDLAERVMITRLHLYGKWIKKCDHAKMYQRISDENLQLMRERLMETVVWPKDDPNMEETGNL